A region from the Rhodopseudomonas julia genome encodes:
- a CDS encoding ABC transporter ATP-binding protein: MIRIEGLTKEYAGNAVVRDVSMEIEAATITVIVGTSGSGKSTFLRMINRLVEPTRGLVEIDGTDTREMKAYELRRRIGYAIQDHGLFPHWTVARNIATVPKLLGWDRKKIDARVHELLELLQLDPDEIAPRYPHQLSGGQAQRVGVARALAARPDMLLMDEPFGALDPVIRAKAQADLKSIQERLGSTILLVTHDMAEAIRLGDRIAVMSEGRVEQLAPPAEILTHPASDNVRNLVGDDDRPFRYLSLIPVSERTEEGTAEGTPIAADRSLYDALAEMIWSGREVLPVVGKDGTARGLVRRGALLDAARSVA, encoded by the coding sequence ATGATCCGCATCGAAGGCCTCACCAAGGAATATGCCGGCAATGCCGTTGTCCGGGACGTGTCGATGGAGATCGAGGCGGCGACGATCACGGTGATCGTCGGCACCTCCGGCTCGGGCAAGTCGACCTTCCTGCGGATGATCAATCGGCTCGTCGAGCCGACACGGGGGCTGGTGGAGATCGACGGCACCGATACGCGTGAGATGAAGGCCTATGAGCTCCGCCGCCGCATCGGCTATGCGATCCAGGATCACGGGCTTTTTCCGCATTGGACGGTGGCTCGCAACATCGCCACCGTGCCGAAGCTTCTCGGCTGGGACCGCAAGAAGATCGACGCGCGCGTGCACGAGCTTCTGGAACTCCTGCAGCTCGATCCCGATGAGATCGCGCCGCGCTATCCGCACCAGCTCTCGGGCGGTCAGGCGCAGCGCGTCGGCGTCGCCCGCGCACTTGCGGCCCGTCCCGACATGCTCTTGATGGACGAGCCCTTCGGCGCGCTCGATCCGGTCATCCGTGCGAAGGCGCAGGCCGATCTCAAGAGCATCCAAGAACGCCTCGGCTCCACCATCCTGCTCGTCACCCACGATATGGCGGAGGCGATCAGGCTCGGCGACCGCATCGCCGTGATGAGCGAGGGGCGGGTGGAGCAGCTCGCACCGCCGGCCGAAATCTTGACCCATCCGGCAAGCGATAACGTCCGCAATCTCGTCGGCGACGACGACCGGCCGTTCCGCTATCTCTCGCTCATTCCGGTCAGCGAGCGGACCGAAGAAGGAACCGCGGAAGGAACGCCGATTGCCGCCGACCGCTCGCTGTATGATGCGCTGGCGGAAATGATCTGGAGCGGTCGCGAGGTTCTGCCCGTGGTCGGTAAAGACGGGACGGCGCGTGGTCTCGTGCGGCGAGGGGCGCTTCTCGATGCAGCGCGATCGGTGGCATGA
- a CDS encoding acyl-CoA synthetase, with the protein MAAPSGSEDRDDYADAIANFRLDDITKFLSGDLENGLNACVECCDRHVAGGGTALQWISADGRHETYSFEQMQKLSARFANLLTEEGVKPGDVVAGMLPRTPALLAIILGTWRAGGVYQPLFTAFGPKAIEHRLQMSDARLVVTDTANRGKLEGIAALPRVVLVGGGESTASSSGDLDFDSAMARQSEEFEPVMRRGDDLFLMMSTSGTTGLPKGVPVPLKALAAFLVYMRDAVELRADDVFWNIADPGWAYGLYYAVTGPLVLGHATTFYDGPFTAASTYDIIKRYGITNLAGSPTAFRLLIAAGPEAAAEVKGQLRAVSSAGEPLNPEVIRWFAEHLDAPIHDHYGQTELGMVVNNHHRLRHHVHPGSAGHAMPGYRVAVLDDAGRELPAHKPGILAVDIAKSPLLWFSGYWQQPTPAIAEGYYRTGDTVEMEEDGRISFVGRADDVITSSGYRIGPFDVESALIEHPAVIEVAVIGKPDPERTEIVKAYVVLREGAQASTELAEELRLYVKERLSAHAYPREIEFTEALPKTPSGKLQRFMLRNREKAKTESDAA; encoded by the coding sequence ATGGCCGCGCCTTCTGGCAGCGAAGACCGCGACGATTATGCCGACGCGATCGCAAACTTTCGTCTCGACGACATTACGAAGTTTCTCTCGGGCGATCTCGAGAATGGGCTCAACGCCTGTGTCGAATGCTGCGACCGGCATGTCGCAGGTGGCGGCACCGCGCTCCAATGGATCAGCGCCGATGGCCGTCACGAGACGTACAGCTTCGAGCAGATGCAAAAGCTCTCGGCTCGCTTTGCCAATCTTCTCACAGAGGAAGGCGTCAAGCCCGGCGATGTCGTTGCCGGCATGCTGCCGCGCACGCCGGCACTCCTTGCCATCATTCTCGGAACCTGGCGGGCGGGGGGCGTCTACCAGCCGCTTTTCACGGCCTTTGGCCCGAAGGCGATCGAGCACCGGCTCCAAATGTCGGACGCCCGCCTCGTCGTGACCGACACGGCCAATCGCGGCAAGCTCGAGGGGATCGCGGCTCTTCCCCGCGTCGTCCTGGTCGGTGGTGGGGAGAGCACGGCTTCTTCATCGGGAGACCTCGACTTCGACAGCGCCATGGCGCGCCAGTCGGAGGAATTCGAACCGGTGATGCGCCGTGGCGATGATCTCTTCCTGATGATGTCCACGTCCGGCACGACGGGGCTCCCCAAGGGTGTGCCGGTGCCGCTCAAGGCGCTCGCCGCCTTCCTCGTCTATATGCGCGACGCCGTGGAATTGCGGGCGGACGACGTCTTCTGGAACATCGCCGATCCGGGCTGGGCCTACGGCCTTTATTACGCCGTCACCGGCCCGCTCGTCCTCGGTCATGCGACCACTTTCTATGACGGGCCGTTCACGGCGGCGAGCACCTACGACATCATCAAACGCTACGGCATCACCAATCTCGCCGGCTCGCCGACCGCCTTCCGACTGTTGATCGCGGCCGGGCCCGAGGCGGCCGCCGAGGTCAAAGGCCAGCTCCGCGCCGTCTCGAGCGCCGGAGAACCGCTCAACCCGGAAGTCATCCGCTGGTTCGCCGAGCATCTCGATGCACCGATCCACGATCATTACGGGCAGACCGAACTCGGCATGGTGGTGAACAACCACCACCGCCTCCGTCACCATGTGCATCCGGGCTCCGCCGGCCATGCCATGCCCGGCTACCGCGTCGCCGTCCTCGATGATGCGGGCCGCGAGCTGCCGGCGCACAAGCCAGGCATTCTTGCCGTCGACATCGCCAAGTCGCCGCTTCTCTGGTTCTCCGGCTACTGGCAGCAGCCGACGCCGGCGATCGCCGAAGGCTATTACCGCACCGGCGACACGGTGGAGATGGAAGAGGACGGGCGCATCAGCTTCGTCGGCCGAGCGGACGACGTGATCACCTCGTCGGGCTATCGCATCGGTCCCTTCGACGTGGAAAGCGCGCTCATCGAGCATCCGGCCGTCATCGAGGTGGCAGTCATCGGCAAGCCCGATCCAGAGCGCACCGAAATCGTCAAGGCCTACGTCGTGCTGCGCGAGGGGGCCCAAGCCTCGACGGAGCTCGCCGAAGAGCTGCGCCTCTACGTCAAGGAGCGTCTTTCCGCGCATGCCTATCCGCGCGAGATCGAGTTCACCGAGGCGCTGCCGAAGACGCCGAGCGGCAAGCTGCAGCGCTTCATGCTGCGCAACCGTGAGAAGGCGAAGACCGAGAGCGACGCCGCCTGA
- a CDS encoding ABC transporter permease, with protein sequence MNSSSRTISSTAEPGFVIPRPDKLGAPMGALLAFALALPLSSYRANRIALAEARGLFEALPAVWAFALLAGALATIAVALFVRPPAIRLAVPALTLLLLLIAIGVSARMLMADGADFARVAPGTGFWLAGFALSILITDAIVRLRPGPLLRLGVFALAAAAIAAILVTGEWDALSILAEYRGHAATFWREGAHHLQLAFGSLAAAIAAGVPIGILIHRSERLKGPILSTLSLIQTIPSIALFGMLIVPLSWVAANVPGASEIGIRGIGMAPAFVALFLYSLLPMVANTAAGLSGVSASVTEAAAGMGLTSRQRLISVELPLALPVILTGVRIVLVQNIGLTTIAALIGGGGFGTFVFQGLGQTATDLILLGALPTVALAFAAAVVLDAVIDVLPGAKA encoded by the coding sequence ATGAATTCCTCGTCTCGCACGATTTCATCGACGGCTGAGCCGGGCTTTGTGATCCCGCGTCCTGACAAGCTCGGCGCGCCCATGGGCGCGCTGCTGGCGTTTGCGCTCGCTCTGCCGCTTTCGAGTTACCGGGCGAACCGGATCGCGCTCGCCGAGGCGCGCGGCCTTTTCGAGGCGTTGCCCGCCGTCTGGGCCTTTGCGCTTCTCGCCGGCGCGCTCGCCACGATAGCGGTGGCGCTCTTCGTGCGTCCGCCGGCGATCCGCCTCGCCGTGCCGGCGCTCACCCTGCTTCTCCTCTTGATCGCGATCGGCGTCTCGGCGCGTATGCTGATGGCCGATGGCGCCGATTTCGCACGCGTGGCGCCGGGGACGGGGTTTTGGCTCGCGGGCTTTGCGCTCTCGATCCTGATCACCGATGCGATCGTGCGGCTACGGCCGGGGCCCTTGCTGCGTCTCGGCGTCTTTGCGCTCGCCGCGGCCGCGATCGCCGCGATCCTGGTGACGGGCGAGTGGGACGCCTTGTCGATCCTCGCCGAATATCGCGGCCATGCGGCGACCTTCTGGCGGGAGGGGGCGCATCATCTGCAGCTCGCCTTCGGCTCGCTCGCCGCCGCCATTGCCGCAGGTGTGCCGATCGGCATTCTGATCCATCGCTCCGAACGGCTGAAAGGCCCGATCCTCAGCACTTTGAGCCTCATCCAGACGATCCCCTCGATCGCGCTCTTCGGCATGCTGATCGTGCCCTTGAGCTGGGTGGCGGCGAATGTGCCGGGCGCCTCCGAGATCGGTATCCGCGGCATCGGCATGGCGCCGGCTTTCGTCGCGCTCTTTCTCTATTCGCTCTTGCCGATGGTGGCGAACACGGCAGCAGGGCTTTCCGGCGTGTCGGCGAGCGTCACCGAAGCGGCCGCCGGCATGGGTCTGACGAGCCGCCAGCGGCTCATCTCCGTCGAACTGCCGCTTGCCCTGCCGGTCATTTTGACGGGCGTGCGCATCGTGCTCGTGCAGAATATCGGCCTCACCACGATCGCCGCGCTCATCGGCGGGGGCGGTTTCGGCACCTTTGTCTTCCAGGGGCTCGGCCAGACGGCGACCGACCTCATTCTTCTCGGCGCGCTGCCGACGGTGGCGCTGGCATTTGCCGCCGCCGTCGTGCTCGACGCCGTCATCGACGTTCTGCCCGGAGCAAAGGCATGA
- a CDS encoding BA14K family protein has product MPSASAASIAAPAVASPDAAQIVQPVQWGPPPPRRYGPPPYGPPRYGPPPYGPPRYGPPRYGPPRYGPPRYGPPPRWRRPPPPGWGPRPRYYGPPPARYGAPRPWTREWYAYCSSKYRSFDPRTGTYRPYNGPRRLCR; this is encoded by the coding sequence ATGCCGTCGGCCTCGGCGGCGTCGATTGCGGCACCCGCCGTCGCATCGCCTGACGCGGCACAAATCGTTCAGCCGGTGCAATGGGGACCCCCACCTCCCCGGCGCTATGGACCGCCCCCTTATGGGCCGCCTCGTTACGGGCCGCCGCCTTACGGACCACCTCGCTACGGACCACCTCGCTACGGGCCACCTCGCTACGGACCACCTCGGTATGGGCCGCCTCCCCGTTGGCGCCGGCCACCGCCGCCGGGATGGGGGCCGCGCCCGCGCTACTATGGGCCGCCGCCGGCTCGCTACGGCGCGCCGCGCCCGTGGACGCGCGAATGGTATGCCTATTGTTCGTCGAAATATCGCAGCTTCGACCCGCGCACGGGCACCTACCGCCCCTATAACGGGCCGCGCAGGCTCTGCCGCTGA
- a CDS encoding AraC family transcriptional regulator, with protein MERRMIAPCFVEDALACLDRRGIDREPLLRHAGMPAIVVEPVSAEQYGALWLAVALAVDDEFFGEAARPMPRGSFTLLCHAILSAKSLEQALRRALRFLRVVLEDPYGELCVSDGLAEIVLKDKAGPRSAFAYRTYWIMVHGLSCWLIGRRIPLRRVDFRGPPPPHEAEYRLFFGAPVRFDQPESRLVFDADFLKLAPIRDERALREFLRQAPANILVRYRHDAGQAARLRERLRAMPPSAWPGFEELAAQMRLPASTLRRKLRLEGQTYNDIKDELRMAVATQELLHGHSKVGELAADLGFSEPSAFHRAFRRWTGKSPGEFRREARKPEPRSAGETGSAPKKTL; from the coding sequence TTGGAACGGCGCATGATCGCCCCGTGTTTCGTCGAAGACGCGCTCGCCTGTCTCGACCGGCGCGGCATCGACCGAGAGCCGCTCCTGCGCCACGCCGGCATGCCCGCAATCGTGGTGGAGCCGGTGTCAGCGGAGCAATATGGGGCGCTCTGGCTCGCGGTCGCGCTGGCGGTCGATGACGAGTTCTTCGGCGAGGCGGCAAGGCCAATGCCGCGCGGCAGTTTCACCCTTTTGTGCCATGCGATCCTGTCGGCCAAAAGCCTGGAGCAGGCCCTGAGGCGGGCGCTGCGTTTTCTGCGGGTCGTTCTGGAAGACCCTTATGGCGAGCTCTGCGTCTCGGACGGACTTGCCGAGATCGTCCTCAAGGACAAAGCCGGCCCGCGTTCCGCCTTCGCCTACCGCACCTATTGGATCATGGTGCACGGGCTCTCCTGCTGGCTGATCGGGCGGCGCATCCCGCTCCGCCGGGTGGATTTTCGCGGACCTCCGCCGCCGCACGAGGCCGAATACCGGCTGTTCTTCGGCGCGCCCGTGCGTTTCGATCAGCCGGAAAGCCGGCTCGTCTTCGATGCCGATTTTCTGAAGCTCGCGCCGATCCGCGACGAGCGGGCGTTGCGCGAATTCCTGCGCCAGGCGCCCGCCAATATTCTGGTGCGCTACCGCCACGATGCGGGGCAGGCGGCGCGGCTGCGCGAGCGCCTGCGGGCGATGCCGCCCTCGGCCTGGCCGGGCTTCGAGGAACTTGCGGCGCAGATGCGTCTGCCCGCCTCCACCTTGCGGCGGAAACTGCGTCTCGAAGGCCAGACCTACAACGACATCAAGGACGAGCTGCGCATGGCGGTGGCGACGCAGGAGCTTCTCCACGGCCATTCGAAGGTCGGCGAGCTTGCCGCCGATCTCGGCTTTTCCGAGCCGAGCGCCTTTCATCGCGCCTTTCGCCGATGGACCGGCAAGAGCCCGGGCGAGTTCCGCCGCGAGGCGAGAAAGCCTGAGCCCCGATCGGCTGGCGAGACAGGTTCGGCGCCGAAGAAGACGCTCTGA
- the osmF gene encoding glycine betaine ABC transporter substrate-binding protein OsmF — MKILIALAVAAGTFAASSASAQVVVSSKIDTEGGVIGNIILEVLNDAGIETENRLQLGATPVVRKAITAGEIDIYPEYTGNAAFFFNRADEPVWTDAEKAYDMAKKLDGEENDIVWLTPAPANNTWAVALRSDVAEENGITTFSDFGKWVKDGGDVKLVASSEFVNSAAALPAFQKAYDFKLNSDQLIVLSGGDTAATIRAAARETNGANAAMVYGTDGAIQAAGLQVLEDDKGVQPVYQPTAIIRKPVLDEHPEIADLLKPVFEALTLETLQKLNGQVQVEGQPAADVAHEFLVSHDFIDG, encoded by the coding sequence ATGAAAATTCTCATCGCCCTGGCTGTCGCGGCCGGAACGTTCGCCGCCAGTAGCGCCTCCGCCCAGGTGGTCGTCTCCTCCAAGATCGACACCGAAGGCGGCGTCATCGGCAACATCATTCTGGAAGTCCTGAACGATGCCGGTATCGAGACGGAGAACCGTCTGCAGCTCGGCGCGACGCCCGTGGTGCGCAAGGCGATCACCGCCGGCGAGATCGACATCTATCCGGAATATACCGGCAACGCGGCCTTCTTCTTCAATCGCGCCGACGAGCCGGTCTGGACGGATGCCGAGAAGGCCTACGACATGGCCAAGAAGCTCGACGGAGAGGAAAACGACATCGTCTGGCTGACGCCGGCGCCGGCCAACAACACCTGGGCCGTGGCGCTCAGAAGCGATGTGGCAGAGGAGAACGGCATCACGACCTTCTCCGATTTCGGGAAATGGGTGAAGGATGGCGGCGACGTCAAGCTGGTCGCCTCCTCGGAATTCGTGAACTCCGCCGCGGCTCTGCCGGCCTTCCAGAAGGCCTATGACTTCAAGCTCAATTCCGATCAGCTCATCGTGCTCTCGGGCGGCGATACGGCGGCGACGATCCGCGCGGCGGCGCGAGAGACGAACGGCGCCAATGCAGCGATGGTCTACGGCACCGACGGCGCGATCCAGGCGGCCGGCCTGCAGGTTCTGGAAGACGACAAGGGCGTGCAGCCCGTCTATCAGCCGACGGCGATCATCAGAAAGCCCGTTCTCGACGAGCATCCGGAGATCGCCGATCTCTTGAAGCCCGTCTTCGAAGCTCTGACGCTCGAAACGCTGCAGAAGCTCAACGGCCAGGTGCAGGTCGAGGGCCAGCCGGCGGCCGATGTGGCCCATGAATTCCTCGTCTCGCACGATTTCATCGACGGCTGA
- a CDS encoding acetyl-CoA C-acyltransferase — protein sequence MQNPDPIVIVGAARTPMGGFQGDLKDARAPELGAAALKASLERAGVTPEDIEEVIFGCVLSAGQGQAPARQAALAAGLPLATGATTVNKMCGSGMKAAMLAHDAILAGSAEVAAAGGMESMTNAPYLLDRARSGYRMGHQKVIDHMFLDGLEDAYDKGRLMGTFAEDCAEAYQFTRAAQDAFAIASLEKAQKAIADGSFEEEIAPVTVKTRKGEETVRQDEQPPKARIDKIPSLKPAFREGGTVTAANSSSISDGAASLILMRRSEAERRGLTPLAVIVGHATHAQAPNLFPTAPIGAIEKLVQRTGWDLRDVDLFEINEAFAVVAMAAMRDLDLPQDKVNVHGGACALGHPIGASGARVLVTLLAAMRQYDMKRGIASLCIGGGEATAMAIERPA from the coding sequence ATGCAAAATCCCGATCCCATCGTCATCGTCGGTGCCGCCCGCACGCCCATGGGCGGCTTTCAGGGCGACCTCAAGGATGCGAGAGCGCCAGAGCTTGGTGCAGCCGCCCTTAAAGCTTCTCTGGAGCGGGCTGGTGTTACGCCGGAGGACATCGAGGAGGTGATCTTCGGCTGCGTCCTCAGCGCCGGCCAGGGTCAGGCGCCGGCCCGTCAGGCGGCGCTCGCTGCGGGTCTGCCGCTCGCCACCGGCGCCACCACCGTCAACAAGATGTGCGGCTCCGGCATGAAGGCGGCGATGCTCGCCCATGACGCAATCCTCGCCGGCTCTGCCGAGGTGGCGGCGGCCGGCGGCATGGAGAGCATGACGAACGCTCCCTATCTCCTCGACCGGGCGCGCTCCGGCTACCGCATGGGCCATCAGAAGGTCATCGACCACATGTTCCTCGACGGCCTGGAAGACGCCTATGACAAGGGCCGGCTCATGGGCACCTTCGCGGAGGATTGCGCCGAAGCCTATCAGTTCACCCGCGCCGCCCAGGATGCCTTTGCCATCGCCTCGCTGGAAAAAGCCCAAAAGGCGATCGCCGACGGCAGCTTTGAAGAAGAGATCGCCCCGGTCACGGTGAAGACCCGCAAGGGCGAGGAAACCGTGCGCCAGGACGAGCAGCCGCCCAAGGCGAGGATCGACAAGATCCCGAGCCTGAAGCCCGCCTTCCGCGAGGGCGGTACGGTGACGGCCGCAAATTCCTCGTCGATCTCAGACGGCGCGGCCTCGCTCATTCTCATGAGACGTTCGGAAGCGGAAAGGCGCGGCCTCACCCCGCTCGCCGTCATCGTCGGGCACGCCACCCACGCCCAGGCGCCCAATCTCTTTCCGACGGCGCCGATCGGCGCGATCGAGAAGCTCGTCCAACGCACCGGCTGGGATCTGCGCGACGTCGATCTCTTCGAGATCAACGAGGCCTTCGCCGTCGTGGCGATGGCAGCGATGCGGGATCTCGACCTGCCGCAGGACAAGGTCAACGTGCATGGCGGCGCCTGCGCCCTCGGCCACCCGATCGGGGCCTCCGGGGCGCGAGTTTTGGTGACCCTTCTGGCCGCGATGCGCCAATACGATATGAAGCGCGGTATCGCCTCCTTGTGCATCGGCGGTGGCGAGGCGACCGCGATGGCGATCGAACGGCCGGCCTGA